A genome region from Blautia coccoides includes the following:
- the hslO gene encoding Hsp33 family molecular chaperone HslO, translated as MADYIVRATAAGSQIRAFAATTRDLVEHARAAHNTSPVATAALGRLLTAGSMMGVMMKGEKDLLTLQVKAGGPLEGITVTADSKGNVKGYVGNPNVILHANDKGKLDVAGAVGVGFMNVIKDMGLKEPYVGQTVLQTSEIAEDLTYYFATSEQVPSSVGLGVLMEKDNTVKQAGGFIIQLMPFTEEKVISQLEENLKNVTSVTTMLEEGHTPESLLETLLKGFDIEINETIPTQFYCNCDKDRVEKALISVGRKELQEMIDEGKEIELNCHFCNRNYIFSVEELKSILKRCKRG; from the coding sequence ATGGCAGACTATATAGTAAGAGCAACCGCGGCGGGCAGCCAGATCCGTGCCTTTGCCGCCACAACCAGAGATTTGGTGGAGCACGCCAGGGCAGCACACAACACAAGTCCGGTGGCAACCGCAGCCCTTGGCCGTCTTCTGACAGCCGGGAGTATGATGGGCGTCATGATGAAAGGCGAGAAAGATCTGCTGACCCTGCAGGTCAAAGCAGGAGGCCCTTTAGAGGGCATCACGGTGACAGCAGATTCCAAAGGAAACGTGAAGGGCTATGTTGGCAATCCCAATGTCATTCTTCACGCAAATGACAAGGGAAAGCTTGACGTGGCCGGGGCCGTAGGCGTTGGCTTCATGAACGTGATCAAAGATATGGGGCTGAAAGAGCCGTATGTGGGACAGACGGTGCTGCAGACCAGTGAAATTGCCGAAGATCTGACCTACTATTTTGCCACCAGTGAACAGGTTCCCTCCTCTGTCGGCCTTGGTGTTCTGATGGAAAAAGATAATACGGTGAAACAGGCCGGTGGTTTTATCATCCAGCTCATGCCTTTTACGGAAGAAAAGGTGATCAGTCAGTTGGAAGAAAATCTGAAAAATGTCACTTCTGTCACCACAATGCTGGAGGAAGGCCATACACCCGAATCTCTGCTGGAGACACTGCTGAAAGGCTTTGATATTGAGATCAATGAGACCATCCCCACACAGTTTTACTGCAACTGTGACAAAGACAGGGTGGAAAAAGCGCTGATCAGTGTAGGAAGAAAAGAGCTGCAGGAAATGATAGACGAAGGAAAAGAGATAGAGCTGAACTGTCATTTCTGCAACAGAAATTATATATTCTCTGTGGAAGAACTGAAAAGTATATTAAAACGCTGCAAAAGAGGGTAG
- a CDS encoding NAD(+) synthase, whose translation MRDGFIKVAAATPDVLVADCAHNRQEIVEKAREMAKNGAKIIVFPELCLTGYTCQDLFWQGTLLHRAEEELKTIQRELQDTDGLIFIGLPLKHKGKLYNAAAVLNRGRILGFVPKHHLPNYGEFYEARYFVPGQAFDGYVDWQGEKVPFGQNLLFHCVEVPGLCVAAEICEDLWAPNPPSIFHAMAGASLIVNLSASDETTGKDAYRRELVSGQSARLICGYVYATAGNGESTQDLVFGGQNMIAENGTILREAKRFANEIIYGEIDVDRLESERRRISTWQPESKEEYTQIYFHVKEEQTPLSRFFDPSPFVPDDKNDRDRRCDEILTIQAMGLKKRLDHTGCKAAVLGISGGLDSTLALLVTARAFDLCGLSRSQITAVTMPCFGTTDRTYTNACELTRRLGADLREVDIKKAVLQHFEDIGHDYEDHSVTFENAQARERTQVIMDIANSCGGLVIGTGDLSELALGWATYNGDHMSMYGVNGSVPKTLVRHLVRYYADTCGEAELAAILEDVLDTPVSPELLPPKDGVISQKTEDLVGPYELHDFFLYYMMRFQFGPAKIYRIAKIAFAGMYHDEVILKWLKKFYWRFFSQQFKRSCLPDGPKVGSVAVSPRGDLRMPSDASVRIWMDELDTLG comes from the coding sequence ATGAGAGATGGTTTTATCAAAGTGGCGGCCGCGACACCGGATGTACTGGTAGCAGACTGTGCACATAACAGGCAGGAGATTGTGGAGAAGGCCAGGGAAATGGCCAAGAACGGTGCGAAGATCATAGTATTCCCGGAGCTTTGTCTGACAGGCTACACCTGCCAGGATCTGTTCTGGCAGGGCACTCTTTTACACAGGGCGGAGGAGGAGCTGAAGACGATCCAGAGAGAACTTCAGGATACAGACGGACTGATCTTTATCGGTCTTCCCCTGAAGCATAAAGGCAAGCTCTACAATGCGGCGGCAGTTCTGAACCGGGGCAGGATACTGGGATTTGTCCCCAAACACCATCTGCCGAATTACGGTGAATTTTATGAGGCCAGATATTTTGTGCCGGGCCAGGCCTTTGACGGGTATGTGGACTGGCAGGGCGAAAAGGTTCCCTTTGGCCAGAACCTGCTGTTCCACTGTGTGGAAGTACCCGGGCTGTGTGTGGCGGCAGAAATCTGTGAGGATTTGTGGGCACCCAATCCCCCCAGCATTTTTCATGCCATGGCAGGAGCTTCTCTTATTGTCAATCTCTCAGCCAGTGATGAGACCACTGGGAAAGATGCCTACCGGAGAGAGCTGGTGAGCGGACAGTCTGCGCGTCTCATATGCGGATATGTATATGCAACCGCAGGCAACGGAGAATCGACCCAGGATCTGGTGTTCGGCGGTCAGAACATGATCGCGGAGAACGGCACGATCCTGCGGGAGGCAAAACGCTTTGCCAATGAGATCATTTACGGGGAAATTGATGTGGATCGCCTGGAAAGCGAGAGAAGAAGGATCTCCACCTGGCAGCCGGAATCCAAGGAGGAGTATACCCAGATTTATTTCCATGTGAAGGAGGAGCAGACGCCTCTGTCCCGTTTCTTTGACCCCAGCCCCTTTGTACCGGACGACAAAAATGACAGAGACAGAAGATGCGATGAAATCCTCACCATACAGGCCATGGGACTGAAAAAACGTCTGGATCATACGGGATGTAAAGCAGCAGTCCTCGGCATTTCCGGCGGTCTGGATTCCACCCTTGCCCTGCTTGTGACAGCCAGGGCTTTTGACCTGTGCGGTCTGAGCAGAAGCCAGATCACGGCTGTGACTATGCCCTGCTTCGGCACCACGGACAGGACTTATACAAATGCCTGCGAGCTTACCAGAAGGCTGGGAGCTGATTTGCGAGAGGTTGACATAAAAAAGGCGGTGCTGCAGCATTTTGAGGATATCGGCCACGACTATGAGGACCACAGCGTGACCTTTGAAAATGCCCAGGCAAGGGAGAGGACCCAGGTTATCATGGATATTGCCAACAGCTGCGGCGGTCTGGTGATCGGAACAGGGGATCTGTCAGAGCTGGCGCTTGGGTGGGCAACCTACAACGGGGATCATATGTCCATGTATGGAGTGAATGGTTCGGTGCCGAAAACCCTTGTCCGTCATTTGGTGCGCTATTACGCGGATACCTGCGGGGAGGCAGAGCTGGCGGCAATCTTGGAGGACGTGCTGGATACCCCGGTAAGCCCGGAGCTGCTTCCGCCCAAGGATGGTGTTATTTCCCAGAAGACAGAGGATTTGGTGGGGCCGTACGAGCTGCATGATTTCTTCCTGTACTATATGATGCGTTTCCAGTTTGGTCCGGCAAAAATCTACCGGATAGCCAAGATCGCATTTGCCGGTATGTATCATGACGAAGTGATACTGAAATGGCTGAAAAAGTTTTACTGGAGATTTTTCTCACAGCAGTTCAAACGCTCCTGCCTGCCGGACGGACCAAAGGTGGGAAGTGTGGCAGTATCTCCCAGAGGGGATCTGCGCATGCCCAGTGACGCGTCTGTGAGGATCTGGATGGATGAGTTAGATACTCTTGGATAG
- a CDS encoding alcohol dehydrogenase, with translation MRAVVYQGNGRVSLEERPVPVIQDAGDAIVKVTLTTICSSDIHIKHGAVPRAVPGTVLGHEFVGVVTEIGSSVKKVKPGDRVAVNVETFCGECFFCRRGFVNNCENENGGWAMGCRIDGGQAEYCRIPFADHGLTRIPDHVTDEDALFTGDILSTGYWAAKLGEVKPADTVLVLGAGPTGLCTMMCARLYSPAKIIAIDIDESRLKLAKEQGLADVVICSVEETCRRGAEDYADAAGKVQEYVVQRVLEESHGRGADVVFEAAGGTDTFETAWKTARPNAVVVIVAMYEKDQILPLPRMYGRNLTFKTGGVDGSYCEEIMELLAAKKLDTGCLITHRTRLEDIMKAYEVFEQKQDGVIKYAVKP, from the coding sequence ATGCGTGCTGTTGTATATCAGGGAAACGGCAGAGTGTCCCTGGAGGAACGCCCCGTTCCTGTGATCCAGGATGCCGGGGATGCCATAGTAAAGGTAACACTTACAACCATATGCTCCAGTGATATCCACATTAAGCACGGGGCCGTGCCCAGGGCAGTGCCGGGAACTGTTCTGGGGCATGAGTTTGTAGGCGTTGTGACAGAGATTGGAAGCTCAGTGAAAAAAGTGAAGCCCGGGGACAGAGTGGCAGTCAATGTGGAGACCTTCTGCGGGGAGTGCTTTTTCTGCAGACGGGGGTTTGTGAACAACTGCGAGAATGAGAACGGGGGCTGGGCCATGGGGTGCCGCATAGACGGAGGACAGGCGGAATACTGCCGCATTCCCTTTGCGGATCATGGCCTGACCAGGATACCGGACCATGTGACGGATGAAGACGCGCTTTTTACCGGGGACATACTTTCCACAGGCTACTGGGCTGCAAAACTGGGGGAAGTGAAACCGGCGGATACGGTTTTGGTCCTTGGAGCCGGCCCGACGGGACTTTGTACTATGATGTGTGCCCGTTTATACAGCCCTGCGAAGATCATTGCCATAGATATTGATGAAAGCAGGCTTAAGCTGGCAAAAGAGCAGGGGCTTGCCGATGTGGTCATATGTTCCGTGGAAGAGACCTGCCGCCGTGGTGCCGAAGACTATGCGGATGCCGCGGGAAAAGTACAGGAGTATGTGGTGCAGCGTGTCCTGGAGGAGAGCCATGGAAGGGGCGCTGATGTGGTATTTGAGGCCGCAGGCGGGACAGATACCTTTGAGACTGCATGGAAGACAGCCAGGCCAAACGCGGTGGTGGTGATCGTTGCCATGTATGAGAAGGATCAGATCCTTCCTCTTCCCCGGATGTACGGCAGGAACCTGACCTTTAAAACAGGCGGTGTGGACGGCAGTTATTGTGAGGAGATCATGGAGCTTCTGGCGGCGAAGAAGCTGGATACAGGCTGTCTGATCACCCACAGGACCCGTCTGGAAGATATCATGAAGGCATATGAAGTATTTGAACAGAAACAGGACGGCGTGATAAAATATGCGGTGAAACCATAA
- a CDS encoding Gfo/Idh/MocA family protein, whose product MQKIRVGVLSTGNIAATMAKTLGCMEDVEMYAAASRCLEKAEAFAEEYGFEKAYGTYEEMAADENVDLVYVATPISEHCANVKMLLENGRNVLCEKAFAVNAREAREMTELAKEKGLLLAEAMWVRYMPMAKTLQEIISSGAIGRPYTLTANLGYLLESIPRMMKPELAGGALLDVGVYTMTFASIAFGDDISSIDTSVIMTDTGVDAQSSVTLSYPDGKMSVLNSSLRALSDRQGIIYGTKGFLVVENINNFESITVYNENREVTARYEQPRQISGYEYEVRACKMAIEEGLCECPDMPHSETIRIMEQMDAVREKWGLHYPMEK is encoded by the coding sequence ATGCAGAAGATCAGAGTGGGTGTATTGAGTACAGGAAATATCGCAGCGACCATGGCCAAGACACTTGGTTGTATGGAGGATGTGGAGATGTACGCAGCGGCTTCCAGATGCCTGGAAAAGGCGGAGGCCTTTGCTGAAGAATACGGCTTTGAAAAAGCCTACGGTACATATGAAGAGATGGCGGCAGATGAAAATGTGGATTTGGTTTACGTGGCAACACCGATCTCAGAACACTGTGCTAATGTAAAAATGCTGTTGGAAAACGGCAGGAATGTCCTGTGCGAAAAGGCATTTGCCGTAAATGCACGGGAGGCCAGGGAAATGACAGAGCTTGCAAAAGAAAAGGGGCTGCTTCTGGCAGAGGCCATGTGGGTCAGATATATGCCCATGGCAAAGACGCTGCAGGAGATCATCTCTTCCGGCGCCATTGGAAGACCCTATACCCTGACTGCTAACCTGGGGTACCTTTTGGAGAGTATTCCGAGGATGATGAAGCCTGAGCTGGCAGGCGGTGCCCTGCTGGACGTTGGCGTCTATACCATGACGTTTGCCTCCATTGCCTTTGGAGATGATATTTCGTCCATTGACACTTCAGTCATTATGACAGACACAGGAGTGGATGCACAGAGCAGCGTAACTCTCAGTTACCCGGATGGGAAGATGTCTGTGCTGAACAGTTCTCTGCGTGCGCTTTCTGACAGGCAGGGGATCATTTACGGGACAAAAGGTTTTCTTGTAGTGGAAAATATCAATAATTTTGAATCCATCACGGTCTACAATGAAAACCGTGAAGTGACTGCCCGATATGAACAGCCCAGGCAGATAAGCGGCTATGAGTATGAGGTGAGAGCCTGCAAAATGGCCATTGAAGAGGGACTCTGTGAATGCCCGGATATGCCGCACAGCGAGACTATCCGCATCATGGAGCAGATGGATGCTGTCCGTGAAAAATGGGGACTTCACTATCCCATGGAAAAATAA
- a CDS encoding glycoside hydrolase family 31 protein, which produces MIRKYTYGNPFCTDAVVKEITAETETLPYLKRTEQEGRLTFSCRLGEKDLVYGLGENVRGINKRGWLYKSCCADEPNHLEDRHSLYASHNFLVIAGETTFGVFFDYPGIISFDVGYTHMDELVITLEEPDADVYILEGSDIRGIIKEFRGLIGRSYIPPRWAFGYQQSRWGYKCEADIREVAEGHRKNHLPLDSIYLDIDYMERYKDFTIDRERFPDFEGLVEDMKAQNIRLVPIIDAGVKVEKGYPVYEEGVEKGYFCKDKDGKEFIAGVWPGQVHFPDVLNKNAREWFGNQYQFLLEKGIEGFWNDMNEPSIFFAQDRMDDTIDAIAALKGKNLDLDTFQKFTGLVDGLANNTDDFKKFYHNTDAGNVRHDKVHNLFGYNMTRAAGEALERLCPDKRILMFSRSSYVGMHRYGGIWTGDNKSWWQHLLLNLKMMPSLNMVGILYTGADIGGFGSDTTEDLVMRWIQLAMFSPLMRNHTALGTRMQEVYQFDHVEQFAGTLGIRYGLLPYIYSEYMKSALGGDMYFMPLSFVYTEDAFAPQVEDQLLVGDSLMIAPVYTQNAEGRYVYLPEEMALLRFRSLTDYDTEILPAGHHYVRAGLYEMLVFLRPDKILLLSEGGECTDEVDTDRVKAVAFVKEGASYEWYEDDGKGKDYENPENYGKIVIDRSGNCTYTGSRRKEITAEIL; this is translated from the coding sequence ATGATACGGAAATATACATACGGAAATCCTTTCTGCACGGACGCGGTTGTAAAGGAGATAACAGCGGAAACGGAGACGCTGCCCTATCTGAAAAGGACAGAGCAGGAGGGCAGGCTCACATTTTCCTGCAGACTTGGAGAAAAGGACCTGGTGTACGGACTGGGTGAAAATGTGAGGGGTATCAACAAGAGGGGATGGCTTTACAAGAGCTGCTGCGCGGATGAACCGAACCATCTGGAGGACAGACATTCCCTGTACGCATCCCACAACTTTTTAGTGATCGCCGGTGAGACAACCTTTGGCGTCTTTTTTGATTACCCGGGCATCATCAGCTTTGATGTAGGATATACCCATATGGATGAACTGGTGATCACTCTGGAAGAACCGGATGCGGATGTTTATATTCTGGAGGGCAGTGATATCCGGGGGATCATAAAGGAATTCAGAGGTCTCATTGGCAGAAGCTATATTCCGCCCAGATGGGCATTTGGATACCAGCAGAGCCGCTGGGGATATAAATGCGAGGCGGATATCCGTGAGGTGGCTGAGGGACACAGGAAGAACCATCTGCCCCTTGACAGCATTTACCTTGATATTGATTATATGGAGCGGTATAAGGATTTTACCATTGACCGGGAGCGTTTTCCTGATTTTGAAGGTCTGGTAGAGGATATGAAAGCGCAGAATATCCGTCTGGTGCCCATCATCGACGCAGGAGTGAAGGTGGAAAAAGGCTATCCTGTCTATGAGGAAGGCGTGGAAAAGGGTTATTTCTGCAAGGATAAGGACGGGAAGGAATTTATCGCAGGTGTTTGGCCGGGACAGGTGCATTTTCCTGATGTTTTAAATAAAAATGCAAGAGAGTGGTTTGGAAACCAATATCAGTTCTTACTGGAAAAGGGAATAGAAGGTTTCTGGAACGACATGAACGAACCCAGCATTTTCTTTGCCCAGGACCGCATGGATGACACCATCGACGCCATAGCTGCGCTGAAGGGAAAGAACCTGGATCTGGATACGTTCCAGAAATTCACAGGCCTGGTGGACGGTCTGGCAAATAATACGGATGACTTTAAAAAGTTTTATCACAACACCGACGCGGGAAATGTACGCCACGACAAGGTTCATAACCTGTTCGGCTACAATATGACCAGAGCGGCCGGGGAGGCGCTTGAGCGCCTGTGTCCTGACAAGAGGATCCTTATGTTTTCCCGCTCTTCCTATGTGGGAATGCACCGCTACGGCGGTATCTGGACCGGGGACAACAAGTCCTGGTGGCAGCATCTGCTTCTCAATCTGAAGATGATGCCGTCCCTGAACATGGTGGGAATCCTCTACACCGGTGCTGATATCGGCGGATTTGGTTCCGACACCACAGAAGATTTGGTAATGCGCTGGATCCAGCTTGCCATGTTCTCACCGCTTATGAGAAATCACACAGCGCTGGGGACCAGAATGCAGGAGGTTTACCAATTTGACCATGTGGAGCAGTTTGCCGGAACTCTGGGTATCCGCTACGGGCTGCTGCCGTACATTTACAGTGAATACATGAAATCTGCCCTTGGCGGGGATATGTATTTTATGCCCCTGTCCTTTGTATACACAGAGGACGCTTTTGCGCCACAGGTGGAGGACCAGCTCCTGGTTGGGGACAGCCTTATGATCGCGCCTGTTTATACACAGAACGCGGAGGGAAGGTATGTATATCTTCCTGAGGAGATGGCGCTGCTCCGTTTCCGCAGCCTGACGGATTATGATACGGAGATCCTTCCGGCAGGACATCACTATGTCAGGGCAGGCCTTTATGAAATGCTGGTATTTTTGCGCCCGGATAAGATCCTTCTGCTCTCAGAGGGCGGAGAGTGCACCGATGAAGTGGACACGGACCGGGTAAAGGCTGTTGCCTTTGTAAAAGAAGGTGCGTCTTATGAGTGGTACGAGGATGACGGAAAAGGGAAAGACTATGAAAACCCCGAAAATTATGGTAAAATTGTTATCGACAGAAGCGGTAACTGTACATATACAGGAAGCCGCAGAAAAGAGATCACTGCAGAAATACTGTAA